The following proteins are encoded in a genomic region of Pseudomonadota bacterium:
- a CDS encoding MoaD/ThiS family protein: MIITVKLYLSGKTMGGKEAYSVELPQGATVDDLALSLNEQIGNIAIDDGTCFMIKQRAVAKEKVLCDGDCVLILKPLAGG; encoded by the coding sequence ATGATTATTACGGTCAAGTTATATTTGTCCGGAAAGACCATGGGCGGTAAAGAGGCGTATTCGGTTGAGTTACCCCAAGGCGCAACTGTGGACGATCTGGCACTATCTCTGAACGAGCAGATAGGCAATATTGCAATTGATGACGGAACGTGCTTCATGATCAAGCAAAGAGCTGTAGCAAAAGAGAAAGTTCTATGCGATGGAGATTGTGTCCTCATACTAAAGCCGTTGGCAGGCGGATAG
- a CDS encoding aldehyde ferredoxin oxidoreductase family protein, giving the protein MFSGYVGKILFVDLTAGTITEEILDDHLAMYFFGGYGIGARVLYDRMKPRTDPLGPDNILGFVTGPVTGTGAVLGGRYTVVCKSPVTGGFNDANSGGYFGPELKKAGYDAVFISGISQIPVYLWIKDGQAKLRDASRLWGLDSKDTQKALEKETGESKLRAAVIGLAGEKLSLISCIINDGHRAAARGGAGAVMGSKNLKAIAVRGTGKIPVSDRAKVNELNKACMAIIKNPPDDPIGWYVTGFKTLGTGATTTASALSGDSPVKNWAGVGIVDFGEEKAQKIGSQSFDTKYKTAKYGCANCPLKCGAVYRVDSGKWPLGETERPEYETAAAFGTLLLVDDVEAILKCNEICNRYGLDTISAGSTIAWAMECYENGVLTKEDLDGIDLRWGNAEAVVEITQKIADQDGCGKVLARGSAGAAKICGKGTEYLITFSGIEPGMHDPRLQPVVARTFQYDPTPGRHCKGGGGLSGIPPSDPSFGQADVGGTCYMEVLNASGFCMFFMFASPFGSLPSYIAAITGMPFSDQDMYQTGLRILTMRHAFNLREGLVPAGIQMPARIVGEPPLKEGPTAGVAVDHKMMGEKFFAALGWNRETGKPEQSALEAMEGMDDVARDLYA; this is encoded by the coding sequence ATGTTTAGTGGATATGTAGGCAAAATTCTCTTTGTCGATCTAACCGCAGGCACCATCACCGAAGAGATACTTGACGATCACCTTGCTATGTATTTCTTTGGGGGATATGGAATCGGTGCCAGGGTTTTATATGACAGGATGAAACCCCGTACCGATCCTTTGGGCCCGGATAACATTCTGGGATTCGTAACCGGTCCTGTGACCGGGACTGGGGCGGTCCTAGGAGGACGCTACACAGTTGTATGTAAATCGCCGGTTACCGGCGGCTTTAATGACGCCAACTCCGGCGGTTACTTTGGTCCGGAGTTAAAGAAGGCCGGTTATGATGCTGTGTTTATCTCAGGAATATCTCAAATACCGGTATACCTGTGGATTAAAGATGGACAGGCCAAACTCCGCGACGCAAGTCGCCTCTGGGGTCTCGATTCTAAAGATACCCAAAAGGCTCTTGAAAAGGAGACGGGCGAGAGCAAGCTGCGGGCAGCAGTTATCGGGCTTGCGGGTGAAAAGCTGTCGCTGATATCCTGTATTATAAACGACGGGCACAGAGCTGCGGCCCGTGGCGGTGCTGGTGCCGTGATGGGATCAAAGAATCTTAAAGCCATCGCCGTCCGTGGGACCGGTAAGATTCCGGTGTCTGATCGGGCAAAAGTAAATGAACTGAACAAGGCCTGCATGGCGATTATAAAAAATCCTCCTGATGATCCTATTGGCTGGTATGTGACCGGTTTCAAGACGCTGGGTACAGGAGCGACTACCACGGCTTCAGCCCTGTCCGGGGACTCGCCGGTGAAAAACTGGGCAGGTGTCGGTATTGTTGATTTCGGAGAGGAGAAGGCGCAGAAAATCGGTTCGCAGTCGTTTGACACCAAGTATAAGACTGCCAAATATGGCTGCGCAAATTGCCCGCTCAAGTGTGGGGCAGTATATCGTGTGGATTCGGGCAAGTGGCCTTTGGGAGAGACCGAACGGCCGGAATACGAAACAGCAGCCGCCTTTGGCACGCTTCTTTTGGTTGACGATGTGGAAGCAATCCTTAAGTGCAATGAAATTTGCAATCGGTACGGCCTGGATACTATATCGGCTGGTTCTACCATAGCCTGGGCAATGGAATGCTATGAGAATGGGGTGCTCACCAAAGAGGACCTGGACGGCATTGATTTAAGATGGGGAAACGCCGAGGCCGTGGTGGAAATCACACAAAAGATCGCCGATCAGGATGGATGCGGTAAAGTACTGGCCCGTGGGTCGGCAGGCGCTGCTAAAATCTGTGGCAAGGGGACCGAGTACCTTATAACTTTTTCAGGTATAGAGCCCGGCATGCACGATCCCAGACTACAGCCTGTTGTGGCCCGGACCTTCCAATACGATCCGACACCGGGTCGCCATTGTAAAGGTGGTGGCGGATTGTCAGGGATTCCGCCTTCCGATCCTTCTTTTGGTCAAGCTGACGTGGGAGGCACTTGTTATATGGAGGTACTCAATGCTTCAGGTTTCTGCATGTTCTTTATGTTTGCATCTCCATTCGGCTCTCTGCCGTCTTATATAGCGGCTATCACCGGAATGCCCTTTAGCGATCAGGACATGTACCAAACCGGTCTGCGCATTTTGACTATGAGGCATGCCTTTAACCTGCGTGAGGGTCTGGTACCTGCAGGCATTCAAATGCCTGCCCGAATTGTGGGAGAGCCGCCTTTGAAAGAAGGGCCCACCGCCGGTGTAGCAGTTGACCATAAGATGATGGGAGAAAAGTTCTTTGCGGCACTGGGTTGGAATCGTGAAACCGGAAAACCTGAGCAAAGCGCGCTGGAGGCTATGGAGGGTATGGATGACGTTGCGCGGGATCTATATGCATGA
- a CDS encoding SDR family oxidoreductase encodes MKESYWGYKGKQVVIDGAASGMGLAATEMLLELGAEIYALDVKEVPVKTKKYIPVDLGKKASIDEALQQLPRKVDSIFCCAGLPGPPFSDLDTVMVNFVGHRHLIESLLPRLEAGGAIAIISSLGGANWRANLSKYRELLATPGFDEAQAWLKADPARLAAIPGGGYTVSKECINAYVRMKAGELIEKGIRINSLSPASTATPLLSAFIAAHGEEMIKSYAIGRYATAEEMGHPLVFLNSNMASFINGMDLQIDNGFMAIAETQMLSAV; translated from the coding sequence ATGAAAGAAAGCTACTGGGGCTATAAAGGAAAACAAGTGGTGATCGACGGCGCTGCCTCCGGAATGGGGTTGGCAGCTACCGAGATGTTGCTGGAGCTGGGGGCGGAGATCTATGCTCTTGATGTCAAAGAAGTACCGGTCAAAACGAAAAAGTACATTCCCGTGGATCTTGGAAAGAAAGCATCAATTGACGAGGCATTGCAACAGCTTCCCAGGAAAGTGGATAGCATCTTTTGCTGCGCCGGCTTGCCGGGTCCTCCATTTTCTGACCTGGATACTGTCATGGTAAACTTTGTAGGACACCGGCATCTCATAGAAAGCCTTCTGCCGAGGCTGGAGGCTGGAGGCGCGATTGCAATCATTTCGTCACTGGGTGGCGCAAATTGGCGGGCGAATCTGTCGAAATACCGTGAATTGTTGGCCACACCCGGCTTTGATGAAGCGCAGGCTTGGCTAAAAGCTGATCCTGCCAGACTCGCAGCAATTCCTGGTGGAGGATATACCGTATCGAAAGAGTGTATCAACGCCTATGTGAGGATGAAAGCGGGCGAATTGATAGAAAAAGGAATCCGTATCAACAGCCTGAGCCCTGCTTCAACAGCAACTCCATTACTATCGGCCTTTATTGCCGCTCACGGGGAAGAAATGATAAAGAGCTACGCGATCGGCCGGTATGCCACAGCAGAAGAGATGGGGCACCCCCTGGTTTTTCTGAATAGCAATATGGCAAGCTTTATCAATGGCATGGACTTGCAGATTGACAATGGGTTCATGGCAATTGCCGAAACGCAGATGCTTTCAGCGGTATAG
- a CDS encoding SDR family oxidoreductase → MDGQFKDKVALVTGGGAGIGRATALEFAKERANVVVSDIIVKGGEETVRIIREAGGKSVFIKADLYQESETEALILKVIERYGRIDFAFNNTCIGQPLTLTADYGKETWDSIICTNSVWLCMKYEILQMLKQGVGAIVNKLSDAELVFVPPMSAYSTTEHGILGLTKTAALKYAMTGIRVNAIYPGSIPTKKNKACISTHPKLQINLKRFRTPEKYAAAVVWLCSDSASHITGIAMPIDMDRQHDSKWDSSKKYFMKRR, encoded by the coding sequence ATGGACGGGCAATTTAAAGACAAAGTAGCATTGGTGACAGGTGGAGGCGCAGGAATCGGTCGGGCTACAGCTTTGGAATTCGCCAAGGAAAGGGCGAATGTTGTAGTATCAGACATTATAGTCAAAGGAGGGGAAGAAACGGTTCGGATAATCAGAGAAGCTGGAGGAAAGTCGGTCTTTATCAAAGCAGATCTTTATCAGGAAAGTGAGACTGAGGCATTAATTCTAAAGGTGATTGAGAGGTACGGCCGGATTGACTTTGCATTTAATAATACCTGCATTGGGCAGCCTCTTACTTTGACGGCTGATTACGGCAAGGAAACCTGGGATAGTATTATCTGCACGAATAGTGTCTGGTTGTGTATGAAGTATGAGATTTTGCAAATGCTTAAGCAAGGGGTCGGAGCTATTGTCAATAAATTATCTGACGCTGAATTGGTTTTTGTGCCACCTATGTCCGCTTACTCAACAACTGAACATGGGATTCTTGGGCTGACAAAAACAGCAGCGTTGAAATATGCCATGACTGGTATCCGCGTAAATGCCATATATCCCGGCTCTATTCCTACAAAAAAGAATAAAGCATGCATATCAACACATCCTAAGCTTCAGATTAATTTGAAACGATTTAGAACGCCTGAGAAATATGCAGCAGCAGTCGTGTGGTTATGCTCAGATTCGGCTTCACATATTACAGGCATTGCAATGCCGATAGATATGGACAGGCAGCACGATTCTAAGTGGGATAGCAGCAAGAAATACTTTATGAAAAGGAGATAA
- a CDS encoding FAD-dependent oxidoreductase, with protein sequence MAEEIFKYLFTPISLGPVVIPNRIVSTPVSTNFATTEGLPSERHIYFHAEKAKGGVGLIEIEAPLVMPEPYLHGFRPILGYDKQCIPGLARIADAIHVHGSKVFCELVNIGVWGSGKGPSAVPGLGNNITAAELTIEEITGWVECYGNCVRNINQTGIDGVEIHACHGLAANQFLSPLWNHRTDRYGGSLENRFLFLRELIECVRAEMNNGMALGVRLNADEMFPGGNTIEDMKRIAQMIEETRQVDYLSIDIGIEPHQLHIAVAPLYAPVGYMLYGATAIKEALNDLPVIAVGRITDPLYAEKVLANGQADLVGMTRATIADPELPNKAREGRFEDIRPCLGDNENCVGRLFVGAPLQCTVNPTLGEEMALGVGTLKAAKMQKRVLIVGGGVAGMEAARVAAMQGHAVSVYEKENTLGGQVNLAAKLPGRNEIEGIGRWLRGQVSKLGVDIKLGHEITADEILAAKPDAVVLATGASYYRNGFSPGTFAPIAGWEQENVTTPEEILSGRKEAGSKIVIQDETRYIVGPGLAEWLADQGKQVEILTSFFYVGADLLITNHLPWVYSRILPKVTLTPQTLIREISGNSLKVINVFTHQERVIEGIDTVVLITGKERNDSLYKALRGKVSELYIVGDSAFPHGSLSGIGDAIRDGHRVGRLL encoded by the coding sequence ATGGCTGAAGAGATATTTAAATACCTGTTCACCCCAATTTCTTTAGGGCCTGTAGTTATTCCTAACCGGATCGTCAGCACTCCTGTGAGCACTAATTTCGCAACTACGGAAGGATTGCCCAGCGAAAGGCATATCTATTTTCATGCTGAAAAGGCCAAAGGCGGGGTGGGGTTGATAGAGATAGAAGCGCCTTTAGTGATGCCTGAGCCTTACCTTCATGGGTTTCGACCAATTTTGGGTTACGATAAGCAGTGCATTCCCGGTCTTGCCAGGATTGCCGATGCTATACATGTGCATGGGTCTAAGGTTTTTTGTGAGCTAGTCAATATTGGAGTATGGGGAAGCGGTAAAGGTCCATCAGCCGTTCCCGGCTTGGGAAACAATATCACAGCCGCGGAACTCACAATAGAAGAAATTACAGGATGGGTTGAATGCTATGGTAATTGTGTCCGCAATATCAATCAGACAGGCATTGATGGGGTCGAGATTCATGCCTGTCATGGTTTGGCCGCAAATCAGTTTCTTTCGCCCCTTTGGAATCATCGTACCGATAGATATGGCGGTTCACTTGAAAATCGCTTTTTGTTTTTAAGGGAATTAATCGAGTGCGTACGAGCAGAAATGAACAATGGCATGGCCCTTGGTGTGCGTTTGAATGCCGATGAAATGTTTCCCGGAGGGAACACCATAGAGGATATGAAGCGCATAGCCCAAATGATAGAGGAAACCAGACAAGTAGATTATTTGAGCATAGATATAGGCATCGAACCGCATCAGCTTCATATAGCAGTTGCGCCCTTGTACGCTCCCGTGGGCTATATGCTATATGGAGCTACAGCCATCAAAGAAGCATTAAACGATCTTCCGGTTATTGCCGTTGGCCGGATCACTGATCCCCTCTATGCCGAGAAGGTGCTTGCCAATGGACAAGCTGATCTGGTGGGAATGACACGGGCAACCATTGCCGATCCGGAGCTTCCCAACAAGGCTCGGGAAGGACGCTTTGAAGATATTCGGCCATGCTTGGGAGACAATGAGAATTGTGTAGGCAGGCTCTTTGTCGGAGCCCCCCTTCAGTGTACTGTCAATCCAACCCTTGGGGAGGAGATGGCGCTAGGTGTAGGAACCCTTAAAGCGGCAAAGATGCAAAAAAGAGTTCTTATCGTAGGGGGCGGCGTTGCCGGAATGGAGGCGGCTCGGGTGGCTGCTATGCAGGGCCATGCGGTGTCAGTGTATGAGAAGGAAAACACCTTAGGAGGGCAGGTGAATCTTGCTGCCAAGCTTCCGGGCCGGAATGAAATAGAAGGAATTGGACGATGGCTCCGTGGGCAGGTATCCAAATTAGGGGTAGACATAAAACTTGGCCACGAAATAACCGCTGACGAAATTCTGGCAGCAAAACCCGATGCCGTGGTTCTTGCTACCGGCGCCTCTTATTACAGAAATGGTTTCAGCCCCGGTACGTTTGCTCCTATTGCCGGTTGGGAACAGGAAAATGTAACAACACCGGAAGAGATCTTGAGTGGGAGGAAGGAAGCCGGGAGTAAAATAGTAATCCAGGACGAGACACGCTATATTGTTGGGCCGGGTCTGGCCGAATGGCTGGCCGACCAAGGCAAGCAGGTCGAAATTCTGACCTCATTCTTTTACGTGGGTGCGGATCTGCTTATTACCAATCATCTTCCATGGGTCTATTCCCGTATCTTGCCTAAAGTTACCTTGACTCCCCAAACCCTCATCCGGGAGATTTCCGGAAATAGCCTGAAGGTCATCAATGTCTTTACACATCAGGAAAGGGTAATAGAGGGTATTGACACCGTGGTGTTGATAACCGGCAAAGAGCGAAACGATTCGTTGTACAAGGCATTACGGGGAAAAGTCAGTGAGCTTTACATTGTGGGTGACAGTGCTTTCCCGCATGGATCCCTTTCCGGTATAGGGGATGCCATAAGAGACGGGCATCGGGTGGGCAGGCTGTTATGA
- a CDS encoding helix-turn-helix domain-containing protein translates to MSHRIVKPRNNVSPEDVKLFKSLGSIIQEYRLWRGMSQEVFAESIKISVRQLQNWEAKRSHARMENLHDISEFTGIPMQALVSLNSDLPVWYFIRKRRFTYSLIETEQFTSQKLFRPNEKPEDHSFLNIIPIKKEKHLDMILSCHRDLYGTEKTLQKDVILAAARQFPDINVIIVDYFGHYVGHRICWPLKMDVYRELIKQKTIENYITSEMISDIIKLGEGVFFNYSTFSANVNTLYKMILDGVGFLSKIKQKEKYFLATHTVTKETSIIQNNMQMNYVRNYPNPNDDEVCPVIYETTLDFQLRPDGPFGWMLHPTKKKASTNKLINGIKQKQSPANSFQNSEKIYQSSEITRKAENCLPLIVDALPLIVDKKKNDKHSEKAGNFNLKTETCKNPECTFYGKTKQGNIVSNGTYRTQKGTPGRRFLCKECGKSFCSRTGTIFYDIRSPEEKVLKALKLLAKGMTLQYVVKFMGVKFHTIGRWLELAALQKEKINVLLINEPDISMTELDTLWNFVKKKSNRHRPSIYRGKNKSYATE, encoded by the coding sequence ATGTCACATAGAATTGTAAAACCACGAAATAACGTTTCGCCTGAAGATGTCAAACTTTTCAAATCCCTTGGATCTATAATCCAAGAATACCGGTTATGGCGGGGGATGAGCCAGGAAGTATTCGCAGAATCAATTAAAATCAGTGTTCGGCAATTACAGAATTGGGAAGCCAAACGTAGCCATGCCAGAATGGAGAATCTCCACGATATTTCCGAGTTTACAGGAATCCCGATGCAGGCTTTGGTGTCTCTTAATTCGGATCTGCCTGTCTGGTATTTCATACGGAAACGTCGTTTTACATATTCTTTGATCGAAACAGAACAGTTTACCTCTCAGAAATTATTCAGGCCAAATGAAAAGCCGGAAGATCATTCTTTCCTTAATATAATCCCAATTAAAAAAGAAAAACACCTTGATATGATTCTTTCATGTCACCGGGATCTTTACGGTACGGAAAAAACATTGCAAAAAGATGTAATTCTGGCAGCAGCAAGGCAATTTCCTGACATAAATGTCATTATCGTTGATTATTTTGGCCATTATGTAGGTCATCGAATCTGCTGGCCTTTAAAAATGGATGTATATCGGGAACTTATAAAACAAAAGACCATCGAGAACTATATAACAAGTGAAATGATTAGTGACATCATAAAGCTGGGTGAAGGGGTTTTTTTTAATTATTCTACCTTTTCTGCTAATGTAAACACATTATACAAAATGATTTTAGATGGTGTAGGATTCCTTTCCAAAATAAAACAAAAAGAAAAATACTTTCTTGCCACTCATACAGTCACAAAAGAAACATCGATCATACAAAACAATATGCAAATGAATTATGTGCGTAATTATCCTAATCCAAACGATGATGAAGTTTGCCCGGTAATCTATGAGACAACATTGGATTTTCAACTGAGACCTGACGGGCCTTTTGGATGGATGTTGCATCCAACCAAAAAGAAAGCATCGACAAATAAACTGATTAACGGAATCAAACAGAAACAATCGCCGGCCAATTCTTTTCAAAACTCGGAGAAAATCTACCAATCAAGCGAAATCACCCGAAAAGCAGAAAACTGTTTGCCTTTAATAGTTGATGCTTTGCCTTTAATAGTTGATAAAAAAAAGAATGATAAACATTCTGAAAAAGCGGGAAACTTTAATTTAAAAACAGAAACCTGCAAAAACCCCGAATGCACTTTTTATGGTAAAACTAAACAAGGAAATATAGTTTCAAACGGGACATACCGGACACAAAAAGGAACGCCGGGCCGTAGATTCTTGTGCAAGGAATGCGGCAAATCATTTTGCAGCAGAACAGGGACCATCTTTTATGATATCCGCTCTCCGGAAGAAAAGGTTTTAAAAGCTCTTAAACTTTTAGCCAAAGGAATGACATTGCAGTACGTAGTAAAATTTATGGGAGTTAAATTCCATACGATCGGTCGCTGGCTCGAACTGGCCGCTTTACAAAAAGAAAAAATAAATGTCTTACTGATCAATGAACCTGATATTTCCATGACTGAGTTAGATACATTATGGAACTTTGTCAAAAAAAAATCTAATCGCCATAGGCCATCAATTTACAGGGGAAAAAACAAATCTTATGCAACTGAATAG